Within Candidatus Polarisedimenticolia bacterium, the genomic segment TGATGCCGAGCGCGAAGATCGAGAAGCGCTCGAGCGCGCCGCCCGAGAACAGGTTCACCAGCCCGACGATGTTGTTGCGCGCCTGGGCGAAGAACTGCGCCAGCGCCTGGCCGTCGATGCCCGGCGTGGGGATCGCGACCCCGAGGCGGTAGATCGCGAGCGCGGCCGCCGTGAACCCGAGCCGCTTGCGCAGCTCCGGGATGCGGGAGGCGTTGGAGAAGCCGTCAAGCACCGAGCACCTCCACCGAGCCGCCGGCCGCGGCGATGCGCTCCCGGGCGCTGGCACTGAAGGCGTGCGCGCGCACGGTGAGGGCGTGGGCGAGGGCCCCCTCGCCGAGGCACTTGACCGGCCGGCGCCCGCGGGCGAGGCCGCGCGCGCGCAGCTCATCGGGGCCGACGGTGCTGCCGGCGGGGAAGGCCGCCAGCTGGGCCAGGTTGACGATCGCGTAGCGCACGCGCGACACGGGCCGGAAGCCCCGCTTCGGCACGCGGCGCTGCAGCGGCATCTGCCCGCCCTCGTTCCCCGGCGGGCTGTTCCCGCCCGAGCGCGAGCGCCGTCCCTTGTGACC encodes:
- the rplO gene encoding 50S ribosomal protein L15: GHKGRRSRSGGNSPPGNEGGQMPLQRRVPKRGFRPVSRVRYAIVNLAQLAAFPAGSTVGPDELRARGLARGRRPVKCLGEGALAHALTVRAHAFSASARERIAAAGGSVEVLGA